A stretch of Cicer arietinum cultivar CDC Frontier isolate Library 1 chromosome 5, Cicar.CDCFrontier_v2.0, whole genome shotgun sequence DNA encodes these proteins:
- the LOC105851189 gene encoding uncharacterized protein: protein MLTKVRKKGTRPSWIGEEAWTSLQAYWEGTSFKNISNQNKTNRASTRGGAVHTSGRKAHIDVAIELSNNLQRDLLPDELFLTTHKRKNGAWVDSRAKSTYGTFKKNWRKYKHKLAKQVKKVLKR, encoded by the exons ATGCTTACGAAGGTGAGGAAAAAAGGGACTCGACCTAGTTGGATAGGTGAGGAAGCTTGGACTAGTCTTCAAGCATATTGGGAAGGTACATCATTCAAGAACATCTCCAACCAAAATAAGACCAATCGAGCTTCAACAAGAGGCGGGGCTGTCCACACCTCAGGCCGCAAGGCTCATATTGATGTTGCGATTGAGCTC aGCAATAACCTTCAAAGAGATTTACTTCCAGATGAGTTATTTTTGACAACCCACAAGAGGAAAAATGGCGCTTGGGTTGATAGTCGCGCAAAATCTACCTAT ggaacatttaaaaaaaattggaggaaGTACAAACACAAATTGGCGAAACAAGTGAAGAAAGTGCTAAAGAGGTAG